CGAACTTGAGGAGGCTGTTCTGGCTGGTGGTGCAGCTGCTAATGCTGTCCGGGATTACCAACGGAAAGTTCAAGAAATGAATGTAAACTATCCTAGATAGAATGTTTTTGTATAAAAAAGACTTTTGGTAGTTAATATGTCGAGAATCCTAAAGGTTGGAATACATCTGCTAATCTATTTTCCAGGAAGAAAGAAAAACTCTTGATCGCGAGCTAGCACGTGCCAAGGTAACAGCTAACAGGGTAGCAACTGTGGTTGCTAATGAATGGAAAGATGCCAATGATAAAGTAATGCCTGTGAAACAATGGCTTGAAGAGAGGAGGGTTTTGCAGGTATGATAGTTTTCAATGGCTTGCAATTTATAAGATCGGGGATCCTGGCCTAATAGAACTTACTACATTATGCTCATGTGGTTTAATGAGCTCATATTTGTCATTTAAGTCCTTAGTATGTACTGCAGGGTGAGATGCAACAACTACGTGACAAGCTTGCAATCACTGAAAGAACTGCAAAGTCAGAAGCCATGTTAAAAGTAATATTTTATCCAATAGAAGGGGCACCTGAAcatggtttttgatgttattttcatAGTTTCCTAACTTCTATCTCTTACTCAGGAGAAATATCAGTTGAGGCTCAAGGTCTTGGAAGAGACATTGAGATCATCTAGCACTGCCGCTCGCAGTACGCCAGACGGTAGAAGCTCAAGCAATGGTCCTTCACGTCGGCAGTCACTCAGTGGAGCTGAAAGTATCTCCAAATTGACCTCTAATGGCTTCTTACCGAAGAGATCTCCATCATTTCAGCTGAGATCTTCTGTATCCAGTACTGTTTTGAAGCATGCGAAAGGGACCTCAAAGTCATTTGATGGTGGCTCAAGATCATTGGACAGGGGTAAAAAACTTCTGAATGTAACAGGTCCAAATTTCAACAGCAGCAAGTCTGTTGATGGAGCTAAGGACAGTGAGACTGAGAGTACTTCTTGGAAAGCAAATCAGGATGAAAAACCCACTGGCCTACCAGTAAGTGAACCAGAAGATACTGTGCCTGGACTACTATATGACTTACTGCAAAAAGAAGTAGTTTCTTTGAGGAAAGCTGGTCATGAAAAAGATCAAAGTCTTAAAGACAAGGACGACGCCATTGAGGTTAGGCTGATTGCTTTCTCAGCAAAGTTATGGCTTCCTTCGCTCTGATGTTTGTGCTTATTTTGCTTTCTTGGGATCAGATGTTAGCTAAGAAAGTAGAGACTTTAACAAAAGCCATGGAGGTTGAGGCCAAAAAGATGAGAAGGGAGGTTGCTGCCATGGAGAAAGAGGTGGCTGCTATGCGTGTTGAGAAAGAACAAGAAAATAGGGCAAAAAGATTCGGAAATTCTAAGGGTCCTGTGAACAGTTCTCAGCTGCTTCCTGGAAGGTATGTCTTCAATATTGGTTTCATAGCAATACTTGGTTAATCCAATTATGTACTGTGACATATAAGTTATTCTTGTTCGATCCAGACACATGTATTTTGTGATCTATGATGGTGATTGGTGACCTATTTAACTAATATTGTTTGATTCAAGAAAAGAAACAAGGAATATTCTTTTAGCCCTTTTTACATGCTTTGAGATGATGGGAAAAGTTGTGCACTTGTATGCATGTAGCCTCCAGAATATGTCCGCTTTCTAGCTGTACTGCTTGTTTTCACCACAGTTGAAGTTTAGtaagtgatgcaaattggatatGGTTTTAACATATTTGTTGCAAGCAGTTCACATAGCCCTTGTGATAATTTGCAATGTTCAAACTTGTCATTTGAATATCAGCCATCTTTAACCTATCAATATAcatgttttgggggggggggggggatggagGGGTTACGACTTGTATGTGTCCGTACACTGACATAATTACATCATTCGTTGCTCACCTTGATAGAGatgaaatatttctatttttcaaGTGAGACATGTATAGATGTAACAATCCTTAGACACCCAAGGGTGTCAATGAAGTGGGTTGACCAAGCCTTGGTGGACAGAGTTATTTGGTAcctgtgctggtgggaggtagcaggtatccCATGGAATTAGTCTAGGTACGCGCAAGCTGGCCTGGACACCATGGTTATTAAAATAAAAAGGTGTAACTGTCCCTTAGTGTTCTGGTAGACTGTTTGAAGTGTATGCTAGGGTTCTAAGTATGTGACCTTGTTTGTTATTGAAAGACGAGAGGGATAATCTATATTGTGAAGCCTGTttcttatttaaaaaaaaacGAGAGGGAAGGTTACTGACATAATTACATCATTCTTTGCTCAGCCTTGATAGAGAcgaaatatttctatttttccaGCGAGACATGTATAGATGTAACAATCCTTAGAGACCCAAGGGTGTCAATGAAGTTGGTTGATCAAGCCTTGGTGGACTGAGTTATTCGGTACttgtgctggtgggaggtagcaggtaccccATGGAATTAGTCtaggtgcgcgcaagctggcgTATGCATCATGGTTATTAAAAAAAAAGGTGTAACTGTCCCTTAGTGTTCTGGTAGACTGTTTGAAGTGTATGCTAGGGTTCTAAGTATCTGACCTTGTTTGTTATTGAAAGACGAGTGGGATAATCTATATTGTGAAGCCTGTTTCTTATTTAAAAAAAAGACGAGAGGGATATAGGTGGTCGGTCTGAGTGCAGTTTCCGCAGAGGTGTTGGGTCATCATCTGTTATGTGTAGGGTGGTGTGCCTAATGCCTTCTTATAAACTTCGTTTTTCTGGAAATCTGCACTTGCATAAAGAAAAACATTTTAATCACAGAAGAGATTCCTTTCTTTTTGGTTAGGTTGAATAGTAGTTGACTTTCAGTCACTACTTTGTCGATGTACCAGAATCTCTTCACTACGTGGTTCATACATCATTTGTGTATTATGACCAAAATTTTCACCTACCTGGGCTCTCTAATTCTGTGCTCCTATGCTTCTAGCTGAGTGGATGTTAAGAGAGAGATGGGAGGTTTTTTTTTGTGgggcttgggggggggggggggggcacagCTAGGAGTTAGGACCTCCTAAGTTGGGCTCTCTTTGACACGTGTGTTTCAAGCTGTGAGGAATTTGTTATACTACTGCTCTGACATAAAATTTAATAGTAGCAAAAACCTGTCACAAACTTATAGTGCTCCAGGGGCACGCAAAGTTTAATGTTAGTTGAAAAGAGATGTCTTTGTCGAGTTGGTTGGCATCATTGGCTCTGGCAAAGCTGCCTGCCTTTCTTCAATGCTTTAAGATGGAAGTAGGTCGACTATAGGGCTTTCTCGattggagtccctcaataaagcCAAAGAAGTTATCCAATTCTGCCCGATGACCCTAAAGGACTTGGTACATTTACctaaattttacctaaaaccagAGGCCAATATTTTGAAATTATGGAGGAGACACTGTCTCTTTGAGAAGCTGCGTCAGCAGCTTAAGAAGGTTGCTCTTTAAAACGGACAACATCAGCTTAGAGAAACTCCGTGGTATGGGGTTATTGCAAACAAAGAACCCACCAACTTTTCTATCTTCTTTCATCTGATATTCTGAAAGAGCAACCTGGATACTCAGAGATTCTGCTTTCCAAATACAAGTGTTGTACCTCACAAAAGCTTTGAACATAACTTTCTTGTCTTGAAAAATAGTTTTACGGAGGATTTCTGCTTCTAAAGTTCAACTCTGGTAGAAGTTCTGAATTGTTTTTCAGAGAATTTCTGCTGCTAATTCAGGAGGAAGTTCAAACGGTAGGTAGTTTATCCTAAGGCAGTTCTGATTCATGACAGCTTATGGTACTCTTGTTGCTGTTCGGCTAGCTAAAACATTAGGCTTCTGGATCATTAGGTGCAACCACAAGGAAAGTTGCCGTGGTCTCCTAGTAGCATGGAGCTAATTGTGCTTTCCTTTACTACAGAAAATTTTGATTTGATTAAGCTGCTAACAGTTTGAATTTTCTCCAATTACAGTTCATTCATCCTTGCAAGAATATAATACTGCATAATATGAAATTGTTACTTacacatttttttatttttctgatGTTAAGTATTCTTAACTTCAAATAATATCTTATTTATCTGCAGGACTGTGGCACGGAGTGGGTTAACACGTAGCACACAATAACACACAAAGAAAAACCCATATACTGCCTTGAGAAGCTCTACTTTACAAATCCTCTTTTTTTACGCCTCTAATGGTTGTTTGTAAAATTGTAACAAGCATGCCAATGACAGAATGACTGATCTGTCTGCTCTCTGGTTGGGGCAAGAAAGGCATCTCTCCAAACGTGGGGATAGCCAATGAATCTTGGTGTGCTTCTGACTTAGACTATGGTCCCTGCCTGCTTACAGATCAGCAGGAAAAGAATCTCAAGATATCAAATTTGAGCTAACCTTTTGGCAGTAAATTTGAGTGGCAGTTAGCTTTGTGTTTGTATAGGTAGCTTATTGGCATTTACTACAATTTGTTTCATCTTGTTTGTAGTCTATTTGTAATTTGCAGCTCTAGTGTGGTATGTTATTCGTTAAGGTTTGTCAATGTTCTTGCAATCAGATAAAGATGAGAATATTTAGCCTCTGGAGCATGTTTCTTGTTTTAATGTACCCAGTTATTCAGTTCAAGTTGAGTAATTCGTGGCCGTTGACCAGCTTTTGATACTGGATTGCCATTAGAATGAATCATCAATACTTGGATAAGCATTATGGTGCTATCTTTAACGCCATTATTTTCAGCATAGTATCATTTGCTCTTTTGTTTTCCTCCTACAAAACTTTTGATCAATTAGCTTTCTTTACATGTCTTGTATAATAAGTAGGATATTTAGGTGACAATAGCTCTAAGGCAAGCTGGAATATTGAGAatgaatattttttaatatttggaTATTCTTTTTGGCGGACCTAGATTTTTCTATAATGAAAGATTGGAAATTTCTAGTTGAGAAACATAGGACTGAGGAGGTGAGGTGAAAGCATATCCTTGTGTCAGGGAAGAACATGGGTTATATAGTTGTGTGGTCAAAATGAAAGCCTACTAGTAATGATGGCAACTTCACCTTTGCGGTTGTGTCAGTTGTTTCATGCTTTCTTCACGTGCTTTGTGAATTCCTTGAGTCTAAGTTAAGATTTGGCTCCTACACTACTAATTTTAAAAATAGCTAAGCAAAGTAGTTATGGGGCTGAGGACTTGAGGTCACTTTTTTGGCCCTTTTAACTTTTAAGATAGAACCCACTCTGCCTGTGCTGTTCCGAGGCTTTTCCATGTTTTCTTTTCTTCTGGGAAAAAAAAAGGGTGAGCTTTTTTGAGGTTTTCTTTTATTAACAATTAGGTTTATACCAATGCTCGCGCGagtattttaataaataaaaaatataagttACCCTCTGAACTTGTCCCAAAAAATCAGTTATAACTCTGACTTTGCAGGTGATTCCTTACTTCCCTAGTCTTGTTTGGATTGGAAGGTGATGTGACAAAGAAAGTGAATTCACTTTCTAAAAGGTGAGCGTGAAGTGAAAAGGAAGGTTAAAAGGATTAAATTATACACGTGTCATTTTTTAACTAGGCGCTATACAACTAATTATTCTTAATCTTTTTGTTAATGCATAATTATCACTTAAATAACTaatcttttttatattttgacaagTAGATTTTTTTGGGACCCTTTTCTTTTCTtacatttttctctctttttcgtTTCTTCTCCACAGGGACCATCACCtctacaattaccatctccatctCTGAAACCTTCATCACCTGATAGACCCAGTCCTTAgagtttcttctttatttttcgttTACTGAAAGAGCACGCCCCGTCTTCCTCTTCATCACTATACCTTAATACCATCTTCTCTATTTTTTGTTCACCTTTTCCTCTATTGTTTATTTTTGTATGCTTTTGTTGAAAGAAATATCTCACTGATCCCCACTTTTTTCCCCAacaatttaaagaatttattagTCGAGGTCTCGTTCAGGCTCTACTTGGTTATTGATGTAATAACCCAGGACTTTGGGATggttattttggtaatttgacTAAGAGGAGAAGAAAAGGAGAAAACCTAGAGAATTTTAAGGGAATTGGCAGTTGCATATGTGCTTCAGCCGCAGAAGTTATACAAGTAGCAAAAGCTCATTTAATGTGACGAATTAGAAAGGGTAGTTAAGATGTTAGCTAAATTAAGTTTCAATGTGTTACTACTCAATCCTATTTCTTTTGTAGTTGAAGTTACATTTATGTCAATTAGGCCCCCAAGGCCATTTGCTATTTTACTTTGCTCCATGCGAGGTGTAGGAAAGTTCTGGAATACTCCTTAGCTCTATTTTGCAGAGCTTGTATATTTTTGGTATTATCTGATGAATGAATTAATATCTTCCTCCTTCttacctctttctctctcactctaTTCTATCTCTTCTCACTATCTTTATATGTCTATTTTCCCTGCGAAATCATCATTATTGAACCCTTATAAGTTTTATATTCGTTACAGTGGTATAAGAGCCAACTGGGCGCGGGTAAGCATGCTCACAATGTCTCAAAATTAGGAAATTCTAGGGTTAACGGAAGGTGTCACTAAGATTCGAACTCAGCTGAAGTCATTTATGATCGAAACGACGAAGCGATTCAAAACTCTTGAAACCCAGCAAACTCAATTCTCTTCATAGCTTCAAGAGACCTAAGAGCCGAATCGACGACTAGATATGGACACAAACAAAATATTGGAGCTCATTCTTGCAAGCTTAGATATTGATAATCGACGGCCGAACTCAACCCCTCTTTAGTCTCAGTCACAAGCAACTCCAAACCCAAATACGTATGAGTGCGGCATGTCCTCAGGTATTATAACTCCTTCTTTTCTTGTGTTTTCCTCTGCAACACTTCCGACATCACAATCCTTATTTTCCTGATCCTCTAGGCCCGTGGGTCATAGTTTTACATCTCCTCTAGCTCAACCTTCTCATTTTTTCAATCCTTATCTTGTTTTAACTTTCCAGACCCCCTCTTCTTCCCATAACCCTCCACTGTTGCCTACCCCTACATCCTCACCAACTCAGGGATTGGCACAAGTAGACCCGctacagaataataataataccCTTAAAGCTAAACTTAATTTTTCTGAGTTTGATGGCATCAATCCTAGAGGATGGCTGAGGAAAACTGAGAGTTTTTTTTGCTATATATAAAATTTTGGAATCTGAGAAGATGGATTATACAACTATTCACATGAAGAATAAGACAAATATTTGGTTTGATATCTATATTACTAGTAAGACATGTCAAATGTCTTTGCCAATATTCTATACTGAGATATGTAAGAGATTTAGAAAAATGAGGCCAATGAGTAATGTGGATGAGTTTAACAAGATTCAACAAATTAAAGACATGGACCAATTTCAGGAGAAATTCGAAGAGCTTATGGGTTATATGCTTATCCTAAACCCTTTGCTGAATGAACCCCATTTTATCTCCATTTTTGTTAGTAGCCTAAAACCTGAACTGAAACCCTTAGTCTTGCTTGCTAACCCTGCATCTCTCATGGATACGTTTGAGACTGTTAAACTCTATGAGAAGTCATTTCAAGCCCTAACTAAGATGATCGCCCCAGAAACTTCTTCATATTATACCAAACCGTATCCCAAATCATCTGCCTTGCCACTAAACAACTCCCAGCTCCACAAACCAATAAACAACCTTTAAATGCACCCTACAGAATTACTTATCCAACTCAAAAGGCTCAAGCTCCCTTCAAACCAAATACCACTATGGAAGCACTGAAGGAACATAATCTATGCTATATATATCATGATAAATATTTTCCTGGGCGTTAATGTAAGCCTAGGAATCTCAACCTAATGATGGGGACCACCAGAGAAGAGGAAGTACTAATGCAGACAATACAAGAAGAAGAAGTGTTTGAGAAAGCAAAAGAAGATATGGTAGATGAGGAGCATGCTGAAATATCATTCTGTGTGGATGTGGGGATAACTAGCTCTTCCTCAGTCTAAAAGATTGTAGGGTATGTGAAGAAATTACCAATTACCATTATGGTGGACAATGGTTCCATCAATAGTTTGCCTAGTCCACAAGTAATCAAGACCTTAAGATCGCAGACAATGCCATTAAAGTTACCAATAAAAGTGAGGGTTGCAAATAAACAAGAATTGTATTATGATATGTATATCCCTAACTTGCATAGATAATGGAAGAAGAATGGTTCCTATTTAATATGAGGATCTTGGAAGTGGGTGGTAGTGACATAGTATTGGGAATAGACTGGATATATCATTTTACTCATGTGATACTGAACAACAAACCGCTCCGTTTGTCATTTGTCAAAGAAGGCGGGTTTGTTACATTAATGGGGCAGTAGGATAACAATTAGTTGATTACAGTTGACAGTGAAGAATCTAATAAGATGCTGCTTAAGAAGGTCTGTCAAGTGGTAGCTGAAGTTTCCTTACTCAGTGGAAGAACTGCCCCAATGAATCAGGTTGTACCCCCTGAAATCTCAGCCATGTTAGAGAATTATTCAAATGTTTTTAAGGAACCTAAGAGTTTTCCACCTGCTAGGGATGGCGATCATGTCATTCCTTTAGTACCTCGGGCTCAACCTTTTTTTAGTTTGAGGCCCTATAGGTACTCGTTTGACCAAAGAATGCTATTGAAATTATGTTTAAAGAGATGTTGTAGGAACAAACTGTCACTCCCAGTCAGTCCACTTTTGCTTCA
The DNA window shown above is from Nicotiana tomentosiformis chromosome 8, ASM39032v3, whole genome shotgun sequence and carries:
- the LOC104104281 gene encoding microtubule-associated protein 70-2-like isoform X1, giving the protein MAEVSGDMETPEVSNVRPSEVAVTPTPLTVSASFKEGGKGSSRRRTSAVRPSLDADEFMNLLHGSDPVKLELNRLENEVRDKDRELSEAQVEIKALRLSERLREKAVEELTDELSRVYEKLKLTESLLESKNLEIKKINDEKKASMAAQFAAEATLRRVHAAQKDDDMPPIEAILAPLEAELKLARQEIAKLQDDNKALDRLTKSKEAALLDAERTVQSALAKASMVDDLQNKNQELMKQIEICQEENKILDRMHRQKVAEVEKLTQSVRELEEAVLAGGAAANAVRDYQRKVQEMNEERKTLDRELARAKVTANRVATVVANEWKDANDKVMPVKQWLEERRVLQGEMQQLRDKLAITERTAKSEAMLKEKYQLRLKVLEETLRSSSTAARSTPDGRSSSNGPSRRQSLSGAESISKLTSNGFLPKRSPSFQLRSSVSSTVLKHAKGTSKSFDGGSRSLDRGKKLLNVTGPNFNSSKSVDGAKDSETESTSWKANQDEKPTGLPVSEPEDTVPGLLYDLLQKEVVSLRKAGHEKDQSLKDKDDAIEMLAKKVETLTKAMEVEAKKMRREVAAMEKEVAAMRVEKEQENRAKRFGNSKGPVNSSQLLPGRTVARSGLTRSTQ
- the LOC104104281 gene encoding microtubule-associated protein 70-2-like isoform X2 — protein: MAEVSGDMETPEVSNVRPSEVAVTPTPLTVSASFKEGGKGSSRRRTSAVRPSLDADEFMNLLHGSDPVKLELNRLENEVRDKDRELSEAQVEIKALRLSERLREKAVEELTDELSRVYEKLKLTESLLESKNLEIKKINDEKKASMAAQFAAEATLRRVHAAQKDDDMPPIEAILAPLEAELKLARQEIAKLQDDNKALDRLTKSKEAALLDAERTVQSALAKASMVDDLQNKNQELMKQIEICQEENKILDRMHRQKVAEVEKLTQSVRELEEAVLAGGAAANAVRDYQRKVQEMNEERKTLDRELARAKVTANRVATVVANEWKDANDKVMPVKQWLEERRVLQEKYQLRLKVLEETLRSSSTAARSTPDGRSSSNGPSRRQSLSGAESISKLTSNGFLPKRSPSFQLRSSVSSTVLKHAKGTSKSFDGGSRSLDRGKKLLNVTGPNFNSSKSVDGAKDSETESTSWKANQDEKPTGLPVSEPEDTVPGLLYDLLQKEVVSLRKAGHEKDQSLKDKDDAIEMLAKKVETLTKAMEVEAKKMRREVAAMEKEVAAMRVEKEQENRAKRFGNSKGPVNSSQLLPGRTVARSGLTRSTQ